The following proteins are co-located in the Mauremys reevesii isolate NIE-2019 linkage group 23, ASM1616193v1, whole genome shotgun sequence genome:
- the PIGV gene encoding GPI mannosyltransferase 2 yields the protein MMKLMNRRDPYVREVIRFAVCCRVLTLVLQALFNFLIPDHAADAFSPPRLSEPSFCDWLSEWLLGGLSHWDAEHFLFIAEHGYLYEHNFAFFPVYPLSVRAVAEVTLWPLQGLLCLRSRLLLSAVLLNALLSVLAAAVLYELGCVVLRCRRMAFLSAVLFCLTPANVFMTAAYSESLFAFLVFSAMLQLEKGQSWTSGLLFSLAAGVRSNGVINTGFLIYSQSKDLALQLQAGAWTVMKLPQVWRRLLRFAASVVLMSAGVFFPFALFQSYAYLRFCNPDASSEHAVPRPLLQLAVDKGYRLAAMNGMKPAWCSQGLPVVYSYIQDVYWNVGFLRYFELKQVPNFLLAVPVTVLGSWATWFYLIANPQYCLMLGLVRRTKEGRKGEDSDKPVDGFCCSSVFVYVVHAMALLAFGILCMHVQVVTRFLGSSTPVLYWFSAHLLQDYEPLLWKEGAALQTAASLSEKPSVGSSFPGVFRKGISENPIMKLLLNWRISSPLTKCILGYFLSYWLLGLILHCNFLPWT from the exons ATGATGAAGCTGATGAATAGAAGAGACCCCTATGTTCGAGAGGTCATCCGGTTTGCAGTGTGTTGCAGAGTCCTGACACTTGTGCTCCAG GCCCTGTTTAACTTCTTGATCCCGGATCATGCAGCAgatgccttctctcctccccgccTGTCAGAACCCAGCTTCTGTGACTGGTTGTCGGAATGGCTGTTGGGGGGCTTGTCACACTGGGATGCAGAGCACTTCCTGTTCATAGCTGAGCATGGCTACCTGTATGAGCACAACTTTGCCTTCTTCCCAGTGTACCCCCTCAGTGTGCGAGCCGTGGCAGAGGTCACACTGTGGCCCCTGCAAGGGCTGCTGTGTTTACGGAGCCGCCTGCTCTTGTCAGCGGTGCTTTTGAATGCTCTCCTCTCGGTCCTGGCAGCTGCTGTCCTCTATGAGCTGGGGTGCGTGGTGCTGCGGTGTCGCAGGATGGCCTTCCTCTCTGCTGTCCTCTTCTGCCTCACCCCCGCCAATGTGTTCATGACAGCCGCTTACTCAGAAAGCCTGTTTGCTTTCCTGGTGTTCagtgccatgctgcagctggagaAAGGGCAGAGCTGGACCAGCGGACTGctcttctcccttgctgctggTGTGCGCTCCAACGGGGTGATCAACACTGGCTTCCTCATCTATTCCCAGAGTAAAGACCTTGCCCTCCAACTCCAGGCAGGTGCTTGGACTGTAATGAAGCTGCCTCAGGTCTGGAGACGACTCCTCCGCTTTGCAGCTTCAGTGGTTCTGATGTCTGCTGGGGTCTTTTTCCCTTTTGCTTTGTTTCAGTCCTAtgcctacttgagattctgcaaTCCTGATGCCAGCTCTGAACATGCTGTTCCCAGGCCGCTATTGCAGCTGGCTGTGGATAAGGGGTATCGTCTAGCAGCCATGAATGGGATGAAACCTGCGTGGTGCTCCCAGGGGCTCCCTGTGGTCTATTCTTACATTCAAGATGTTTACTGGAATGTGGGCTTTCTAAGGTACTTTGAGCTTAAACAGGTACCCAACTTCCTGCTAGCTGTGCCGGTTACTGTGCTGGGCTCTTGGGCCACCTGGTTCTACCTTATTGCAAATCCCCAGTACTGCTTAATGCTTGGCCTAGTGAGAAGaacaaaggaaggaaggaaaggagagGACTCTGATAAGCCAGTGGATGGATTTTGCTGCTCCAGTGTCTTCGTTTACGTGGTCCATGCCATGGCTCTTCTGGCCTTCGGAATCCTCTGCATGCATGTGCAG GTTGTAACCAGGTTCCTAGGCTCATCTACACCAGTATTGTACTGGTTCTCTGCTCATCTGCTCCAGGACTATGAACCTTTGCTGTGGAAAGAAGGAGCTGCTCTCCAGACTGCAGCATCCCTCTCTGAGAAGCCCAGTGTAGGCAGCTCTTTTCCTGGAGTGTTCAGAAAAGGGATTTCTGAAAACCCCATCATGAAATTACTGCTGAACTGGAGAATAAGTTCCCCTCTCACCAAATGCATTCTGGGATACTTCCTGTCTTACTGGCTGCTGGGGCTGATCCTACACTGCAACTTTCTGCCTTGGACATAG